The following proteins are co-located in the Lagenorhynchus albirostris chromosome 4, mLagAlb1.1, whole genome shotgun sequence genome:
- the LOC132519279 gene encoding large ribosomal subunit protein eL13-like has product MILKPHSHKGRQGRGATWFNQPAGKIRRRKGRQAKARLIAPRPTSGLLQPVVRCPTVRYHTKVGAGRGFSLEELRVAGIHKKVPRTIGISVDPRRRNKRTESLPTNVPRHKEYRSKFILFPRKPTALKKEDSTAEELRLATQLTGPVMPIRNVYKKEKARVITEEEKNFKVVARLRMAHAIAWLFGIPAKRAKEAAEQDVEKKK; this is encoded by the coding sequence ATGATTCTGAAGCCCCACTCCCACAAGGGCCGTCAGGGGCGCGGGGCCACGTGGTTCAACCAGCCGGCCGGCAAAATCCGCAGACGCAAGGGCCGGCAGGCCAAGGCGCGCCTCATCGCCCCGCGCCCCACGTCTGGCCTCCTCCAGCCGGTGGTGAGATGCCCCACGGTCAGGTACCACACCAAGGTGGGCGCCGGCAGGGGCTTCAGCCTGGAGGAGCTGAGGGTGGCTGGCATCCACAAGAAGGTGCCCCGGACCATTGGGATCTCAGTGGACCCGAGGCGGCGGAACAAGCGCACGGAGTCCCTGCCCACCAACGTGCCGCGGCACAAGGAGTACCGCTCCAAGTTCATCCTCTTCCCCAGGAAGCCCACGGCCCTTAAGAAGGAAGACAGCACTGCTGAAGAGCTCAGATTGGCCACCCAGCTGACGGGACCAGTCATGCCCATACGAAACGTCTACAAGAAGGAGAAAGCCAGAGTCAtcacagaggaggagaagaacTTCAAGGTGGTTGCCAGGCTCCGCATGGCCCACGCCATTGCCTGGCTCTTTGGCATCCCAGCAAAAAGGGCCAAGGAGGCTGCAGAACAggatgttgaaaagaaaaaataa